A genomic region of Luteibacter aegosomatissinici contains the following coding sequences:
- a CDS encoding response regulator — MSSLDHERLPIHVVVADHHRMVAEGVAALLEPHVLSVKVVHSAERLFELVENGDIVVGDIDLPDMPGLEPLRRLQARGGIRFIVLSAHEEPLIVQDAMQSGAWGYVQKQSPRNELLDAVGEVARGLRYASPGLMAALLNAPAPAHRLTPRQRQVLERMARGMRASEIAADLAISVRTVESHRQSLLDLFHVHSGVALVREAIRVGLISEISPGPTSHT, encoded by the coding sequence ATGTCTTCGCTCGATCACGAACGCCTCCCCATCCACGTCGTGGTGGCCGACCACCACCGCATGGTGGCCGAAGGCGTCGCGGCGCTGCTTGAACCGCACGTCCTGAGCGTCAAGGTCGTGCATTCCGCGGAACGCCTGTTCGAGCTGGTGGAAAACGGCGACATCGTGGTCGGCGATATCGACCTGCCCGACATGCCGGGCCTTGAACCGTTGCGACGCCTGCAGGCGCGTGGCGGCATTCGCTTCATCGTGCTTTCGGCGCATGAGGAGCCGCTGATCGTGCAGGATGCAATGCAATCGGGCGCCTGGGGCTATGTACAGAAGCAATCGCCTCGCAACGAATTGCTCGATGCGGTGGGTGAGGTCGCTCGCGGCCTGCGCTACGCCAGCCCTGGGTTGATGGCCGCGCTGCTCAATGCGCCTGCCCCCGCCCACCGGCTCACGCCACGCCAGCGCCAGGTGCTTGAACGCATGGCCCGCGGGATGCGTGCCAGTGAGATCGCTGCGGATCTCGCGATCTCGGTGCGCACGGTCGAGAGCCACCGCCAGTCGTTGCTTGATTTGTTCCATGTGCATAGCGGCGTCGCGCTCGTGCGCGAAGCCATCCGGGTTGGCCTGATCAGCGAGATATCGCCGGGGCCGACGTCGCATACCTGA
- a CDS encoding HAD family hydrolase: protein MIGYRWELRHTVASAVLLVVLATSGRAHVETAADVLPSWNDGPARHAIVAFVTAATQQGGAGFIPPEARIAVFDMDGTLMTERPAPGAVLPVVADVRAAVAKHPELGNEPAVAALLKGDLHGVLAQGESGLAQVVAAAIDGRDADQVAAAMASEERALPNARYHVPYTRLAYRPMVELLRYLEANGFQTWICSGSPIAYTRGMSREIFGIPPERVMGSALQTRLEERDGKVVLAYTGKVEHVTDREGKPPVINLALGRHPVFVAGNVGGVGDVAMMRYAMDRGGPSFALLINHDDAGREFAYAEKGGESLAAAARYHFQVVSMKNDWQTVFDPAIKVPAPPPEPANVANVAP from the coding sequence ATGATCGGTTACCGCTGGGAATTGCGTCATACGGTGGCCTCCGCCGTGCTGCTGGTTGTCCTGGCTACGTCGGGGCGCGCCCACGTCGAGACGGCGGCCGACGTCTTGCCCTCATGGAACGACGGGCCGGCGCGGCATGCCATCGTCGCCTTTGTCACCGCGGCGACCCAACAGGGTGGCGCGGGTTTTATCCCGCCTGAAGCGCGCATCGCGGTGTTCGACATGGATGGGACGCTCATGACCGAACGGCCCGCGCCGGGCGCTGTCCTGCCCGTGGTGGCCGACGTGCGCGCGGCCGTGGCGAAGCATCCGGAGTTGGGCAACGAGCCCGCCGTGGCCGCGCTGCTCAAGGGCGATCTGCATGGCGTTCTGGCCCAGGGTGAAAGCGGCCTGGCGCAGGTGGTCGCGGCGGCCATCGACGGGCGCGATGCCGATCAGGTGGCGGCCGCCATGGCCAGCGAGGAGCGTGCGCTACCCAATGCCCGCTACCACGTGCCCTATACGCGGCTCGCGTACCGGCCCATGGTGGAGCTGCTTCGCTACCTGGAAGCCAATGGCTTCCAGACATGGATCTGCAGCGGATCACCCATCGCGTACACGCGCGGCATGTCGCGCGAGATCTTCGGCATACCGCCCGAGCGGGTCATGGGCAGCGCGCTGCAGACCCGCCTGGAGGAACGCGACGGCAAGGTGGTGCTTGCCTACACCGGGAAGGTCGAACACGTGACGGATCGCGAAGGCAAGCCGCCCGTCATCAACCTCGCACTGGGGCGGCATCCGGTGTTCGTCGCAGGCAACGTCGGTGGCGTGGGCGATGTCGCGATGATGCGCTATGCCATGGACCGTGGAGGGCCGTCGTTCGCGCTGTTGATCAACCATGACGATGCGGGCCGCGAGTTCGCGTACGCGGAAAAGGGCGGGGAATCGCTGGCCGCGGCGGCGCGCTACCACTTCCAGGTGGTGAGCATGAAGAACGACTGGCAAACCGTGTTCGATCCCGCGATCAAGGTGCCGGCGCCACCACCGGAGCCTGCGAACGTGGCAAACGTCGCGCCCTGA
- a CDS encoding SphA family protein, which produces MKARVACATIALLAVGGTHATEGAMGRSISAAQITPYVGIIPPTPGLNVSVSYINYDGDIGRSRQVPIAGVAALDLHAKIDLYAATFAYIWDTGKGRWNYASMFTVPYIRPTASASLAVGAAQRTVNDRASGLFDLYFAPVIASYHVSEVEHWSFGVYVYAPTADYEKGRLANKGLNIWTYSPAVGYTHLFNKASLEFSGLAGVDFYSKNHATDYKNGAVFRLDLMLMQRTPSGWGFGAVAGWIQQLEDDKGPTADRLGGFSGHSIGVGPALAFKKSFSKESSIDFTLRWVKEFDVKNRLKGEPLVLNVAFAL; this is translated from the coding sequence ATGAAGGCTCGAGTCGCCTGCGCAACGATCGCGCTCCTTGCAGTGGGTGGTACGCATGCCACCGAAGGCGCCATGGGCCGCTCCATCTCGGCCGCGCAAATCACACCGTATGTCGGCATCATCCCGCCGACCCCCGGGCTGAATGTCTCGGTGAGTTACATCAACTATGACGGCGATATCGGGCGTAGCCGGCAAGTGCCCATCGCCGGCGTCGCCGCGCTTGATCTCCACGCCAAGATCGATTTGTACGCCGCCACGTTCGCGTACATATGGGATACCGGGAAAGGGCGCTGGAACTACGCCAGCATGTTTACCGTCCCGTACATTCGCCCTACCGCCAGCGCCTCGCTTGCCGTCGGCGCGGCGCAGCGTACGGTGAACGACCGGGCTTCGGGCCTGTTTGATCTTTACTTCGCCCCTGTTATCGCGAGCTACCACGTGAGCGAAGTGGAGCACTGGTCGTTCGGTGTTTACGTTTACGCACCTACCGCGGATTACGAGAAGGGCCGGCTGGCGAACAAGGGCCTGAATATCTGGACGTACTCACCCGCGGTGGGGTACACGCACCTCTTCAACAAGGCCTCGCTCGAATTCAGCGGCCTGGCGGGCGTGGATTTCTATTCGAAGAACCACGCCACCGATTACAAGAACGGTGCCGTGTTTCGCCTTGACCTGATGCTCATGCAGCGAACCCCATCGGGCTGGGGCTTTGGTGCGGTGGCAGGGTGGATCCAGCAGCTCGAGGATGACAAGGGCCCAACCGCGGACCGCCTCGGCGGTTTCTCAGGCCATTCGATCGGCGTGGGTCCGGCGCTCGCCTTCAAAAAATCCTTCAGCAAGGAGAGCAGCATCGATTTCACCCTTCGCTGGGTGAAGGAATTCGACGTCAAGAACCGGCTCAAGGGCGAGCCGCTGGTCCTGAACGTCGCGTTTGCCTTGTAA
- a CDS encoding formylglycine-generating enzyme family protein, with protein MSLVLPARPRDTATAHEGMLRIEGGTYRMGSENFYPEEKPVHRVRVDTFLIDHTPVTNAQFARFVAATGHVTSAEIAPRAEDYPGALPEMLQPASLVFVKPDGPVPMQLGHWWRYVFGADWRHPTGPGSNLDGLEEHPVVHVAAADAEAYAAWAGKRLPTEAEWEYAARGGLDGEDYAWGSELAPGGRMLANTWQGRFPYENTAEDGFERTSPVGTYPANGYGLHDMIGNTWEWMSDWYSARHADEVARACCVPANPRGGCMENSHDPRPGELVIPRRVLKGGSHLCAPNYCQRYRPAARYPHPVDTSTSHIGFRCVADLPKAPMP; from the coding sequence ATGTCCCTTGTACTCCCGGCCCGCCCGCGTGACACCGCGACAGCCCACGAAGGCATGCTCCGGATCGAAGGCGGCACCTACCGCATGGGTTCGGAGAACTTCTACCCGGAAGAGAAGCCCGTGCACCGCGTGCGTGTGGATACCTTTCTGATCGACCACACGCCGGTGACCAATGCGCAGTTCGCCCGCTTCGTGGCCGCGACGGGGCACGTCACGAGCGCCGAGATCGCACCGCGCGCCGAGGACTACCCGGGCGCACTTCCGGAGATGCTTCAACCGGCGTCCCTGGTCTTCGTGAAGCCGGACGGCCCCGTGCCCATGCAGCTGGGCCACTGGTGGCGTTACGTGTTCGGTGCCGACTGGCGCCACCCCACCGGGCCCGGCAGCAACCTCGATGGGCTGGAGGAGCACCCTGTGGTGCACGTGGCGGCGGCGGATGCCGAGGCCTACGCCGCGTGGGCGGGCAAGCGCCTGCCCACCGAGGCCGAGTGGGAATATGCCGCGCGGGGTGGCCTGGATGGCGAGGACTACGCCTGGGGCAGCGAGCTGGCGCCCGGCGGCCGCATGCTGGCCAATACCTGGCAAGGCCGCTTCCCGTACGAGAACACCGCCGAGGATGGCTTCGAGCGCACCTCGCCCGTCGGTACGTATCCCGCGAACGGCTACGGGCTGCACGACATGATCGGCAATACCTGGGAGTGGATGTCGGACTGGTATAGCGCCCGCCACGCGGATGAGGTGGCACGCGCCTGCTGCGTCCCGGCCAACCCGCGCGGCGGGTGCATGGAAAACAGCCACGACCCGCGGCCCGGCGAGCTGGTCATACCGCGCCGGGTACTGAAAGGCGGCTCGCACTTGTGCGCGCCCAATTACTGCCAACGCTACCGGCCCGCGGCCCGCTACCCCCACCCGGTCGATACCTCGACCAGCCATATCGGCTTCCGCTGCGTGGCCGACCTGCCCAAGGCGCCTATGCCATGA
- a CDS encoding DUF1622 domain-containing protein: protein MAMGRHRWRAITEGTGMDFTEQAHAWIEMAALGVELLATVLIIVAILAATAMYLATLVRDGLDHPTEYTQYKQRLGRALLLCLEILVAADIVRTIALDSTLISVLALGLLVVVRTFLSWSLILEVEGRWPWEGEAKKDKDEARPTPPYPP from the coding sequence ATGGCCATGGGCCGCCACCGGTGGCGGGCGATCACCGAGGGCACGGGCATGGACTTCACCGAGCAGGCGCATGCGTGGATCGAGATGGCCGCGCTGGGCGTCGAACTACTGGCCACCGTGCTGATCATCGTCGCCATCCTCGCCGCCACGGCGATGTACCTGGCCACGCTGGTTCGCGATGGACTGGATCACCCCACCGAATACACCCAGTACAAACAGCGCCTGGGCCGCGCGCTGCTGCTGTGCCTCGAGATCCTGGTGGCCGCCGACATCGTCCGCACCATCGCCCTGGATAGCACGCTCATCAGCGTGCTGGCCCTTGGCCTGCTCGTCGTCGTTCGCACCTTCCTGAGCTGGTCACTCATCCTGGAAGTGGAAGGCCGCTGGCCCTGGGAGGGAGAGGCGAAGAAGGACAAGGATGAAGCCCGCCCTACACCGCCTTACCCACCCTGA
- a CDS encoding MarC family protein, which yields MTTVLALLQDAIPAVTAPPAQQALNLMQAFILLFVVMGPPLKTPLVYHLRMMPFDHATRRSMAIKTAILAAVAVLIGGFLGQLLQKNWQISPAAMLFAGGLIFLIVSLRTVLEQYSAPAHPQPVAPGSVPPKPEVPSAFELAVPMIVTPYGLAGLITLLSYSHSTERTIAIVLLVLLVIFLHLLAMLFAGPIVRTVGPMPFRLFGVVIGSLTVGLSVQMLILAYHTLAAAPPS from the coding sequence ATGACTACCGTGCTTGCGTTACTCCAGGACGCCATTCCCGCCGTGACGGCGCCGCCGGCGCAGCAGGCTCTGAACCTGATGCAGGCGTTTATCCTGCTGTTCGTCGTGATGGGGCCGCCGCTGAAGACACCGCTGGTGTATCACCTGCGCATGATGCCGTTCGATCACGCCACCCGGCGCAGCATGGCGATCAAGACCGCCATCCTCGCGGCCGTGGCGGTCCTCATCGGCGGGTTCCTGGGGCAGCTACTGCAGAAGAACTGGCAGATATCGCCCGCGGCCATGTTGTTCGCCGGGGGTTTGATCTTCCTGATTGTGTCGCTGCGGACCGTGCTTGAGCAGTACAGCGCACCCGCCCACCCCCAGCCCGTCGCACCTGGCAGCGTGCCGCCCAAGCCAGAGGTGCCTAGCGCATTCGAGCTGGCCGTACCCATGATCGTGACGCCCTACGGGCTGGCCGGCCTGATCACGCTGCTGTCGTACAGCCACTCGACGGAGCGCACGATCGCGATCGTGCTGCTCGTGTTGCTGGTCATCTTCCTGCACCTGCTGGCCATGCTGTTCGCGGGCCCGATCGTGCGAACGGTCGGCCCGATGCCCTTCCGCCTGTTCGGCGTGGTGATCGGCTCGCTGACGGTGGGGCTATCGGTACAGATGCTGATCCTGGCCTACCACACACTGGCCGCCGCCCCGCCATCCTGA
- a CDS encoding OmpA family protein produces the protein MKRKGLFLLIGLALGGVGAVHAQESADAGNGYDGRWYIAPTVGGYYNDTDRNTNSRQVYYGLGVGKFISSNASIDIFADRTKRDNDGTGHWSNNSYGVAARFYAGAWDSWRPYLLAGVMGSYHHNPSDKGWSPAAELGVGVSKTLTDSSDFRVEAGYRYDFDDKTQDSENGYGDWFLGFSIVSRFGEPPAAPAPAAAPPPAAPDCSTLDSDGDGVNDCDDKCPATPAGTIVGPDGCPQKVVIDLRGVNFKFDRPKKGETNIGPALQEPTSESLGVLDQAVDTLQRYPQVKVTVAGYTDSVGKDAYNQSLSERRAKIVFDYLTSHGIAADRLEGPIGHGENNPIDTNDTAEGRARNRRTELQVQQ, from the coding sequence ATGAAACGTAAGGGCTTGTTTTTGCTGATCGGCTTGGCCCTGGGCGGCGTGGGTGCCGTCCATGCGCAGGAATCCGCTGACGCGGGTAACGGCTATGACGGCCGCTGGTACATCGCCCCGACGGTTGGCGGTTACTACAACGACACCGACCGCAACACCAACAGCCGCCAGGTCTACTACGGCCTCGGCGTCGGCAAGTTCATCTCCAGCAACGCGTCGATCGATATCTTCGCTGATCGCACCAAGCGCGATAACGACGGTACCGGCCACTGGTCGAACAACAGCTACGGCGTTGCCGCTCGCTTCTACGCTGGTGCGTGGGACAGCTGGCGTCCGTACCTGCTCGCTGGCGTGATGGGTTCGTACCACCACAACCCGTCCGACAAGGGCTGGTCGCCGGCGGCTGAACTGGGCGTTGGCGTGTCCAAGACCCTGACCGACAGCTCCGACTTCCGCGTGGAAGCTGGCTACCGCTACGACTTCGACGACAAGACCCAGGATAGCGAGAACGGCTACGGCGACTGGTTCCTCGGCTTCTCGATCGTCTCGCGCTTCGGCGAGCCGCCGGCAGCTCCGGCCCCGGCCGCTGCTCCGCCCCCGGCTGCCCCGGATTGCTCCACCCTCGACAGCGATGGCGACGGTGTGAACGATTGCGACGACAAGTGCCCGGCCACCCCGGCTGGCACGATCGTCGGTCCGGACGGTTGCCCGCAGAAGGTCGTCATCGACCTGCGCGGCGTCAACTTCAAGTTCGACCGTCCGAAGAAGGGCGAGACGAACATCGGCCCGGCCCTGCAGGAGCCGACCAGCGAGTCGCTGGGCGTCCTCGACCAGGCTGTCGACACCCTGCAGCGTTACCCGCAGGTCAAGGTCACGGTTGCCGGTTACACGGATAGCGTCGGTAAGGATGCTTACAACCAGTCGCTCTCCGAGCGTCGCGCCAAGATCGTGTTCGATTACCTGACCTCGCACGGCATCGCTGCCGATCGCCTGGAAGGCCCGATCGGCCACGGCGAGAACAACCCGATCGACACGAACGACACGGCCGAAGGCCGCGCTCGTAACCGTCGCACGGAACTGCAGGTTCAGCAGTAA